From the Saccharobesus litoralis genome, one window contains:
- a CDS encoding energy-coupling factor ABC transporter permease has protein sequence MWLILSVCAFVLLCFISYDKKDYTVLLTDRSKQHLIFGLMAALTFLWSIQTGIYEGLSVYFLGITLTSLLLGSHLALICTFCAYLLSSLYVGDSLYNIALGLFPKVGLPVFASYLVYAWAYHHLPRHFIIYTFVCGFFTGALSIASMMLGNALFLWLDNQFSWPILLDNYIILTPLMLFPEAMLNGMCITIAVVYLPNWVRTFYDSEYLDK, from the coding sequence ATGTGGTTGATCCTATCGGTTTGTGCCTTTGTACTGTTGTGCTTTATTAGTTACGACAAAAAAGACTATACAGTTTTGCTAACCGATAGGAGCAAACAACACCTCATCTTTGGCTTAATGGCGGCCTTAACATTTTTATGGTCAATTCAAACCGGTATTTATGAAGGGTTGTCTGTTTACTTTCTCGGTATAACCCTAACATCTCTGCTACTGGGTAGTCATCTCGCCCTGATTTGTACATTTTGCGCTTATCTGCTCTCTAGCCTATACGTGGGTGACTCGTTATACAATATCGCCTTGGGCTTATTTCCTAAAGTGGGTTTGCCGGTTTTCGCTAGCTATCTTGTCTACGCTTGGGCATATCACCACCTTCCTCGGCATTTTATTATTTATACTTTTGTATGCGGCTTTTTTACCGGAGCCTTAAGCATTGCCAGTATGATGCTAGGTAATGCCCTGTTTCTTTGGCTTGATAATCAATTTTCATGGCCAATTTTACTAGATAACTACATTATCTTAACGCCTCTAATGCTGTTTCCAGAAGCTATGCTAAATGGCATGTGCATCACAATTGCCGTTGTCTATCTGCCCAACTGGGTACGCACATTTTATGACAGCGAGTACCTTGATAAGTAA
- a CDS encoding FKBP-type peptidyl-prolyl cis-trans isomerase yields MTRNRLLVSHLFMVVMCSFNIALAEQFQFEIQQPNANLYSNGANHPSENYRKGQAFLMANAKKQGVVTTRSGLQYKILRKGKGQYPKSYNQVKVFYQGKTLDNKVFDSNINQKPITFGLNQVIKGWTEGLTKVSEGGRIELYIPSDLAYGAKGAPPAIGQHETLIFVIDLIKVY; encoded by the coding sequence ATGACTCGAAATCGGTTATTAGTAAGCCATTTGTTTATGGTTGTAATGTGTAGTTTTAATATTGCCTTGGCCGAACAGTTTCAATTTGAAATTCAACAGCCAAATGCCAATTTATACAGTAACGGGGCTAACCATCCTTCGGAAAATTATCGTAAAGGCCAAGCTTTTTTAATGGCTAACGCTAAGAAGCAAGGTGTGGTAACTACACGTTCGGGTTTACAATATAAAATTTTGCGCAAGGGAAAAGGGCAGTACCCTAAAAGCTATAATCAGGTAAAAGTGTTTTATCAAGGTAAGACATTAGATAATAAAGTCTTTGATAGCAATATTAACCAAAAACCGATTACCTTTGGTTTAAACCAAGTTATTAAAGGCTGGACCGAGGGATTAACAAAAGTCAGTGAAGGCGGGCGTATTGAGTTATATATTCCGTCAGATTTAGCTTATGGTGCTAAAGGCGCGCCACCGGCTATTGGTCAGCATGAAACGTTAATTTTTGTTATAGACTTAATTAAAGTTTATTAA
- the fadE gene encoding acyl-CoA dehydrogenase FadE: MFYFIWLMCLVCLFCLLAYHRSSLTSFTLAIAIWLTAGSLFDIVGQFSWFIFLVIAIPLNISSVRQHLFSKPAFKIFRKIMPEMSKTEKEAIDAGTTWWEADLFRGEPDWHKLHNIPQPRLSPEEQAFLNGPVETVCSMVSDWDTTHKYADLSPEVWQYLKDNKFFALIIEKEYGGLEFSAYAQSCVLQKLMGTSTVLASTVGVPNSLGPAELLQQYGTEQQKEHYLPKLALGLEIPCFALTSPEAGSDAGAIPDFGIVCQKEINGEQVLGISLTFNKRYITLAPVATVIGLAFKLKDPYHLIGDKEDIGITCALIPRDTEGLEIGRRHFPLNVPFQNGPIKGENIFVPIDTIIGGVNMAGQGWRMLVECLSVGRAITLPSNATGGAKALSLATGAYSRIRRQFKLPIGKMEGIEEALALIGGNTYMMDATVELSTAGIDLGEKPSVISAIAKYHLTEKMRDVVNAAMDVHGGKGIMLGPNNYLGRGYQGAPVAITVEGANILTRNMIIYGQGAIRCHPYVIAEMESLALKDETEAINAFDAAICGHVGYVISNNIRSVWLSITNAIFAGSPYNDPTKTYYQQLTRFSAILAFLSDTAMITLGGALKRHERISARLGDLLSYQYLATATLKRYQDDGRPEADLPLVQWAVEDSLFKMESALHDLLNNFPATWLRRPLKIMLMPWGKTNSKPSDAIEHQIAKLLQEPNESRDRLGKGQYVTASPNNLFGELEAALRLILKAEPIYDRICKVLDQKFSFSQLHEMAETGLEQNIINEHEAEILKQAEQARLKAINVDDFDPLELVSACAAAEMKQQNTVAA, encoded by the coding sequence ATGTTCTACTTTATTTGGTTAATGTGTTTAGTATGCTTGTTTTGTTTACTGGCGTACCATCGTTCATCGCTAACTTCTTTCACTCTAGCCATCGCGATTTGGTTAACCGCGGGATCGCTGTTTGATATTGTTGGCCAGTTCAGTTGGTTTATCTTCTTAGTCATTGCCATCCCACTCAATATTAGCTCAGTTCGTCAGCATTTATTTAGCAAACCTGCATTTAAAATTTTCCGCAAAATCATGCCGGAAATGTCAAAAACCGAAAAAGAAGCGATTGATGCTGGTACTACATGGTGGGAAGCCGATTTGTTTCGCGGCGAACCTGATTGGCACAAATTACACAACATACCTCAACCGCGCTTATCACCAGAAGAACAAGCTTTTTTAAATGGTCCGGTGGAAACCGTATGCAGCATGGTGTCGGATTGGGATACGACCCATAAATATGCCGACCTAAGCCCTGAAGTTTGGCAATACCTTAAAGACAACAAATTTTTTGCATTGATCATTGAAAAAGAATACGGCGGGCTGGAGTTCTCAGCCTATGCACAAAGTTGTGTTCTACAAAAGCTAATGGGAACATCAACTGTTCTTGCTTCTACCGTTGGCGTGCCTAACTCATTAGGTCCAGCAGAATTATTGCAACAATACGGTACCGAACAACAAAAAGAGCATTACTTACCTAAACTCGCATTAGGCTTGGAGATCCCTTGTTTCGCTTTAACTAGCCCAGAGGCTGGATCGGATGCTGGCGCCATTCCAGATTTTGGTATCGTTTGTCAGAAAGAAATTAACGGCGAACAGGTTTTAGGTATTAGCCTGACCTTCAATAAACGTTATATCACACTAGCTCCCGTTGCCACTGTGATTGGCTTAGCATTTAAGTTAAAAGATCCTTACCACCTCATTGGCGATAAAGAAGATATAGGTATTACTTGCGCATTGATCCCGCGAGACACAGAAGGATTAGAAATTGGTCGACGGCATTTTCCATTAAACGTCCCTTTTCAAAATGGGCCAATAAAAGGAGAAAATATATTTGTGCCAATTGATACCATTATTGGTGGAGTCAATATGGCGGGCCAAGGTTGGCGAATGCTGGTTGAGTGTTTATCAGTTGGTCGCGCCATAACCTTACCTTCTAACGCAACAGGCGGCGCAAAAGCCTTGTCTTTGGCTACTGGAGCCTATTCACGTATTCGTCGTCAATTTAAGTTACCAATAGGGAAAATGGAAGGCATAGAAGAGGCCCTAGCCCTTATAGGCGGTAATACTTATATGATGGATGCTACCGTAGAACTATCAACTGCTGGCATCGACTTAGGAGAAAAGCCCTCCGTTATTTCCGCAATTGCAAAATACCATTTAACCGAAAAAATGCGTGATGTGGTTAATGCTGCCATGGATGTTCATGGCGGCAAAGGCATTATGCTAGGCCCAAACAACTACTTAGGCCGTGGTTATCAAGGGGCGCCAGTTGCCATTACGGTAGAAGGTGCCAATATTCTAACCCGTAATATGATTATTTATGGCCAAGGAGCAATACGCTGCCACCCTTATGTCATCGCCGAAATGGAGTCACTTGCACTTAAAGATGAAACCGAAGCAATCAATGCCTTTGATGCAGCTATATGCGGCCATGTTGGTTACGTAATTAGTAACAATATTCGTAGTGTTTGGTTAAGTATCACCAATGCCATTTTTGCTGGCTCTCCGTATAACGATCCCACTAAAACCTACTATCAGCAACTGACACGCTTTAGTGCTATTCTTGCGTTTCTATCTGACACCGCCATGATAACCTTGGGGGGTGCGCTTAAACGTCACGAACGAATTTCAGCTCGATTAGGCGATTTACTGAGTTATCAATACTTAGCAACTGCGACATTAAAACGCTATCAAGATGATGGCCGCCCAGAAGCCGACTTACCTCTAGTACAATGGGCAGTTGAAGACAGCTTGTTTAAAATGGAAAGTGCATTGCACGATCTTCTCAATAACTTCCCTGCCACTTGGTTACGCCGCCCTCTTAAAATAATGTTAATGCCGTGGGGAAAAACCAATTCAAAACCAAGCGATGCCATTGAACATCAAATTGCCAAGCTTTTACAAGAGCCAAATGAATCACGAGACAGATTAGGCAAAGGGCAATATGTAACGGCCAGTCCAAACAACTTATTTGGTGAGCTTGAAGCGGCCCTCAGATTGATTTTAAAAGCAGAGCCCATTTACGATCGAATATGTAAAGTGCTAGATCAAAAGTTCAGCTTTAGCCAATTACATGAAATGGCTGAAACAGGTTTGGAGCAAAATATTATTAATGAACACGAAGCTGAAATATTAAAACAAGCCGAGCAAGCTCGGTTAAAAGCGATAAATGTTGATGATTTTGATCCGTTAGAACTGGTGTCTGCCTGTGCAGCAGCCGAAATGAAACAACAGAATACAGTAGCCGCCTAG
- a CDS encoding chemotaxis protein, with amino-acid sequence MLLFNINMDQVFAIGTLKILELVPYTALTSVPQSHPSVLGAASIRGNTIPVIDMARAIGCRAIPKSKHSDCYIIVTDCQRMKIGFLVYDIQRIIECNWRDIKSPPENLGSKSFVTGVAEVDKKLVQLLDVELLLSMIYPEDKAVSRAILTDVQREMVKPCNILLVDDSFVARKQLSDALDGLNIPYYLTSNGQEALDIMQRGYAEGQPIHILVSDIEMPGLDGYELTFEVKNRPELANAYIILHTSISSEISVGQAKQVGADEALTKFDVHELTEAILRGAAYNARLVEA; translated from the coding sequence ATGTTGTTATTTAATATTAACATGGATCAAGTTTTTGCAATAGGGACATTAAAAATACTTGAGTTAGTTCCGTACACAGCGTTGACGAGTGTGCCTCAGTCACATCCGAGTGTATTAGGAGCTGCATCGATAAGAGGTAACACCATTCCTGTTATTGATATGGCCCGAGCCATAGGCTGCCGCGCTATCCCAAAATCAAAACATTCTGACTGCTATATCATTGTGACTGATTGCCAACGTATGAAAATCGGCTTTTTAGTTTACGATATTCAACGGATTATTGAGTGTAATTGGCGCGATATTAAATCTCCCCCTGAGAACTTAGGCTCTAAATCATTTGTGACTGGAGTCGCTGAGGTAGATAAAAAGCTGGTGCAATTGTTAGATGTAGAGCTACTTTTGTCTATGATTTACCCAGAGGATAAAGCTGTATCTCGTGCTATTTTAACTGACGTACAGCGAGAGATGGTTAAACCCTGCAATATTTTACTGGTTGATGATTCTTTTGTTGCGCGTAAGCAATTGTCGGATGCGCTCGATGGGTTAAATATTCCTTATTATTTAACCTCAAATGGTCAAGAGGCGTTAGACATAATGCAACGCGGTTACGCTGAAGGTCAGCCGATCCATATCTTGGTGAGTGATATTGAAATGCCAGGGCTCGATGGTTACGAATTGACATTTGAAGTGAAAAACCGCCCAGAGCTAGCTAACGCTTATATTATTTTACATACCTCAATTTCAAGTGAAATTAGCGTTGGTCAAGCTAAGCAAGTTGGCGCAGATGAGGCGTTAACTAAATTTGATGTGCATGAGTTAACAGAAGCCATTTTACGTGGAGCTGCGTATAATGCGCGCCTAGTCGAAGCTTAA
- a CDS encoding peroxiredoxin translates to MSVLVGRQAPDFTAAAVLGSGEIVDNFTLSEVTKGKKAVLFFYPLDFTFVCPSELIAFDKRFEEFQKRGVEVIGVSIDSQFTHAAWRNTAVNEGGIGAVKYPLVADVKHEICQAYDVEHPEAGVAFRGSFLIDEDGLVRHQVVNDLPLGRNIDEMLRMIDALAFTQEHGEVCPAGWQDGDKGMKPSAEGVASYLSENAESL, encoded by the coding sequence ATGTCTGTATTAGTAGGCCGCCAGGCACCAGATTTCACTGCAGCTGCTGTATTAGGAAGTGGCGAAATCGTTGATAACTTCACTTTATCTGAAGTTACTAAAGGTAAAAAAGCTGTTCTTTTCTTCTATCCTTTAGATTTCACTTTCGTATGTCCTTCAGAATTAATCGCTTTCGACAAGCGTTTTGAAGAATTCCAAAAGCGTGGCGTAGAAGTTATCGGTGTTTCTATCGATTCTCAATTCACTCACGCAGCATGGCGTAACACTGCTGTTAACGAAGGCGGTATCGGTGCGGTTAAATACCCATTAGTTGCTGACGTTAAACATGAAATTTGTCAAGCGTACGATGTTGAGCACCCAGAAGCAGGCGTTGCTTTCCGTGGTTCTTTCTTAATTGATGAAGACGGTTTAGTACGTCACCAAGTTGTTAACGACTTACCTTTAGGTCGTAACATTGACGAAATGCTTCGCATGATCGACGCGCTTGCATTTACTCAAGAGCACGGTGAAGTTTGTCCTGCTGGTTGGCAAGACGGTGACAAAGGTATGAAGCCAAGCGCTGAAGGCGTTGCTTCTTACTTATCTGAAAATGCAGAAAGCCTATAA
- a CDS encoding MAPEG family protein — protein MLTATYAALLTLLYIRLCFIVIGHRKRLLVAIGDGGDKQLARAIRVQGNFAEYVPIALILLFLAEYNQLPTWLLHGAGGCLLIGRLLHAVGVAQVKENYNLRRSGMILTFISLLGLSISFVINSLMSLI, from the coding sequence ATGCTGACTGCCACATACGCTGCTTTACTTACACTTTTATATATTCGTTTATGTTTTATTGTGATTGGTCATCGCAAGCGCTTATTGGTCGCGATTGGTGATGGTGGCGATAAACAATTGGCTAGGGCAATACGTGTGCAAGGTAATTTTGCCGAGTATGTGCCAATTGCGCTTATTTTGCTGTTTTTAGCAGAGTACAACCAGTTACCAACATGGTTATTACATGGTGCTGGAGGCTGTTTGCTTATTGGCCGATTATTGCATGCGGTCGGTGTTGCGCAAGTGAAAGAAAACTACAATTTACGTAGATCAGGAATGATTTTAACTTTTATATCATTGCTTGGTTTAAGTATTAGCTTTGTTATTAACAGTTTAATGAGTTTGATTTAA
- the xthA gene encoding exodeoxyribonuclease III: MKIISFNINGLRARIHQLKAILDKHQPDVIGLQEIKVHDEAFPLEDVQALGYHVEYFGQKAHYGVAMLSKKAPLSIQKGFKTDGEDMQRRMIIGTYDDGNGGQVTVFNGYFPQGENINHETKFPYKRQFYQDLMTELNEHYTPEQQIVVMGDFNISPTDLDIGIGDNNAKRWLKTGKCSFQPEEREWFGKLLDWGFIDTFRVINPEEKQRYSWFDYRSKGFDDNRGLRIDTLLATKSLADKTVESDVDYELRGIEKPSDHAPVWSTFNIG, from the coding sequence ATGAAAATAATTTCATTCAATATCAATGGCCTGCGCGCGCGTATTCACCAATTAAAAGCAATATTAGACAAACATCAACCTGATGTTATTGGCTTACAAGAAATAAAAGTTCATGACGAAGCTTTTCCTTTAGAAGATGTTCAAGCATTGGGTTATCACGTTGAGTATTTTGGTCAAAAAGCTCATTACGGTGTCGCTATGCTTAGCAAAAAAGCACCATTAAGCATTCAAAAAGGCTTTAAAACCGATGGTGAAGACATGCAACGCCGTATGATCATTGGCACCTACGACGATGGAAATGGCGGTCAAGTTACTGTATTTAATGGATATTTCCCACAAGGGGAAAACATTAACCACGAAACCAAATTTCCGTATAAACGCCAATTTTATCAAGACTTAATGACAGAGTTGAATGAACACTACACCCCAGAGCAACAAATTGTTGTAATGGGTGACTTCAATATTTCACCGACGGATCTTGATATAGGTATTGGCGACAATAATGCTAAGCGTTGGCTAAAAACCGGCAAATGCAGCTTTCAACCTGAAGAGCGTGAATGGTTTGGCAAATTACTCGATTGGGGATTCATTGATACGTTTCGTGTGATTAACCCAGAAGAAAAACAGCGCTACAGCTGGTTTGATTATCGTTCAAAAGGGTTCGATGACAACCGTGGTTTAAGAATAGACACCCTACTCGCCACAAAATCATTAGCCGATAAAACAGTTGAAAGCGACGTTGATTATGAATTGCGCGGCATAGAAAAACCTTCTGATCATGCGCCAGTATGGTCTACATTTAATATAGGTTAA
- the yfbV gene encoding terminus macrodomain insulation protein YfbV: protein MKKSLIDTIQNGREYINEWPVKRELYSLFPECRVIKATQFALLVLPVVALLSFVLQYSYLGSEYIPQALATSLLIISMPIQGYIWLGNRANQTLPLNLLNWFKELETKLAIEGVEVRYNQAKPRYFELARLLNQAYKKLDSAFSRDFL, encoded by the coding sequence ATGAAAAAATCATTGATAGATACTATTCAAAATGGACGCGAATACATTAATGAATGGCCTGTAAAGCGTGAGCTTTATAGTTTATTTCCTGAATGTCGCGTGATTAAAGCGACCCAATTTGCGTTATTAGTCTTGCCTGTGGTTGCATTATTGAGTTTTGTTTTGCAATACAGTTATTTGGGTAGTGAATATATCCCACAAGCACTGGCGACATCTTTATTAATTATTAGCATGCCAATTCAAGGTTATATTTGGTTGGGTAACCGTGCTAATCAAACCTTACCGCTTAACTTACTCAATTGGTTTAAAGAGCTAGAAACCAAGTTAGCGATTGAAGGTGTAGAAGTTAGATACAATCAAGCTAAGCCTCGTTATTTTGAGCTGGCTAGATTATTGAATCAAGCCTACAAAAAACTTGATAGCGCCTTTAGTCGCGATTTTTTATAA
- the ltrA gene encoding group II intron reverse transcriptase/maturase, protein MNSAKPFSISKWTVYEAWLRVRANGGAAGIDEQSMSDFEQDLKKNLYKIWNRMSSGSYFPPTVKRVEIPKDKGVRVLGIPTVSDRVAQMVVKMELEPELESVFDNDSYGYRPNRSAHDALAITRQRCWRYDWVIDLDIKGFFDNLDWVLLGKALRKHTNNPWVLLYIERWLKAPMETSDGQIIERTKGTPQGGVISPLLANLFLHYAFDKWLRREHPHVQFARYADDAVVHCRSEQEAKALKQAIEQRMLDCCLECHPEKTKLVYCFDEGRQEAHEVISFDFLSYCFRPRLVRNRWGRMFVGFTPAISPKAKQKIREKVKALKLHKQTGLTIQELAYKLNPMISGWINYFSRFWKTALRPLMSWINLKLLKWAKKKYKRLKFSYQRARKWMQRVCNTQPYLFSHWQFGCRP, encoded by the coding sequence TTGAATTCAGCAAAACCATTTAGTATTTCGAAATGGACAGTTTATGAAGCCTGGTTACGTGTAAGAGCCAACGGTGGAGCGGCAGGAATTGATGAGCAATCGATGAGTGATTTTGAACAGGACTTGAAGAAGAACCTGTACAAGATATGGAATCGAATGTCATCGGGCAGCTATTTTCCACCGACGGTGAAGCGTGTCGAAATCCCTAAGGATAAGGGCGTTCGAGTACTAGGCATACCCACGGTATCAGACCGAGTTGCACAGATGGTCGTCAAGATGGAGTTGGAGCCTGAATTAGAATCGGTATTCGATAATGATTCTTATGGTTACAGACCTAATCGCAGTGCACATGATGCATTAGCGATAACGCGCCAGCGGTGTTGGCGATACGACTGGGTGATTGATTTAGATATCAAAGGCTTCTTTGATAACTTGGACTGGGTGTTATTGGGCAAAGCGTTACGCAAACATACCAATAACCCATGGGTATTACTCTATATCGAACGTTGGCTTAAAGCGCCAATGGAAACCTCGGATGGTCAGATAATAGAGCGAACGAAAGGAACACCACAAGGAGGCGTGATAAGCCCATTGCTAGCCAATTTGTTTTTACACTACGCATTCGACAAATGGTTGCGAAGAGAACATCCACATGTTCAATTTGCACGCTATGCGGATGATGCAGTGGTTCACTGTCGTAGTGAGCAAGAAGCAAAGGCGTTAAAGCAAGCTATTGAGCAACGCATGTTAGATTGTTGTCTAGAATGTCATCCAGAGAAAACTAAACTGGTTTACTGCTTTGATGAAGGTAGACAAGAAGCACATGAAGTCATTAGCTTTGATTTTCTTAGTTACTGTTTCAGGCCAAGGTTAGTAAGGAATCGGTGGGGTCGCATGTTTGTTGGCTTTACACCTGCTATTAGCCCTAAAGCGAAACAGAAAATTAGAGAGAAAGTTAAAGCGCTCAAGCTACATAAGCAAACGGGGTTAACGATACAAGAGTTGGCGTATAAGCTTAATCCGATGATAAGCGGGTGGATAAATTACTTCAGTCGGTTTTGGAAAACAGCATTAAGGCCACTTATGTCTTGGATAAACCTTAAATTGTTGAAATGGGCGAAGAAGAAATACAAACGGCTGAAATTCAGTTACCAAAGAGCAAGAAAATGGATGCAAAGGGTGTGTAATACACAACCGTATCTATTTTCTCATTGGCAATTTGGTTGCAGGCCGTAA
- a CDS encoding DUF2058 domain-containing protein, with protein sequence MSLQDQLLKAGLVNEKKLKKAKKSSKKSRTLKKEVKAAVDDSRSAQMEKSAQANKVIQQEQAVKELAAQVKQLILMNEVALAQGEVEYRFTVDNKVKVIVVDSKQQKQLANGVLAIAELDGVYKLIPAGAAEKIKQRMPEVIALINVKEAEIAEEDDPYADFQIPDDLMW encoded by the coding sequence ATGTCTTTACAAGATCAATTATTAAAAGCTGGCTTGGTTAATGAGAAAAAACTAAAGAAAGCGAAAAAATCGAGCAAAAAGTCTCGAACATTAAAAAAAGAAGTTAAAGCAGCTGTAGATGATAGTCGTAGTGCCCAAATGGAAAAGTCGGCTCAGGCTAATAAAGTCATCCAACAAGAGCAAGCCGTTAAAGAGCTCGCTGCGCAAGTTAAGCAACTGATATTAATGAACGAGGTAGCGCTAGCTCAAGGTGAAGTGGAATATCGCTTTACTGTCGATAATAAAGTTAAAGTTATTGTTGTTGATAGCAAGCAACAAAAACAACTTGCTAACGGTGTTTTGGCAATTGCAGAGCTTGATGGTGTTTATAAATTAATACCGGCAGGAGCTGCAGAAAAAATTAAGCAGCGCATGCCAGAAGTTATTGCATTAATAAATGTAAAAGAAGCTGAAATTGCGGAAGAGGATGATCCATACGCAGATTTCCAAATTCCTGATGATTTGATGTGGTAA
- a CDS encoding DUF1186 domain-containing protein: MNLEQIIEELSLDIYAGIPEKALAAAKQNWSDFYPELEKLMVQFAEDSQSLDYDQHALLFWGTWLLIEQKHTSALPLCLKMFAQNDDFGSVVDEVYSDTVTELFSSLFYTLADGDQLILSDFIVANNPALYSKSAAIAAVFVQYESKQISQDQLLEQINRWIDVLLAVESEQNSYLLTMIALHSERYQLESIHPRLIELVDKDVFDLEIVASEDIKNWNKKELKTLIEDGSVVSNFDILDIFQHYNDGVEFDDFDIGEDGKLRFKDESDDEFDDVFSDKGLLADLLYNEQDIIANSVPVTNPNKNLGRNDPCPCGSGKKYKKCCLNKA; this comes from the coding sequence ATGAACCTAGAGCAAATTATAGAAGAGCTATCGCTGGATATATATGCCGGCATTCCAGAAAAAGCACTAGCAGCGGCTAAGCAAAACTGGTCTGATTTTTACCCTGAGCTTGAAAAGTTAATGGTTCAGTTTGCTGAAGATAGTCAGTCTTTGGATTACGATCAACACGCTTTATTATTTTGGGGGACTTGGTTGTTAATTGAGCAAAAGCATACTTCGGCGTTACCGCTTTGTTTGAAAATGTTTGCCCAAAATGATGACTTTGGATCAGTTGTCGATGAGGTTTATAGCGACACAGTAACAGAGCTTTTTTCTAGTTTATTTTACACTTTAGCTGATGGTGATCAGCTGATTTTATCAGACTTTATTGTGGCCAATAATCCCGCACTGTACAGTAAATCTGCTGCTATAGCGGCAGTGTTTGTCCAATACGAGAGTAAGCAAATAAGCCAAGATCAATTACTTGAACAGATAAATCGGTGGATTGACGTTTTACTAGCGGTTGAAAGCGAACAAAATTCTTATTTACTGACTATGATAGCGCTTCATAGTGAGCGTTATCAGCTTGAGTCTATTCATCCAAGGTTGATTGAATTGGTGGATAAAGATGTATTTGATTTGGAAATCGTTGCAAGCGAAGACATCAAAAATTGGAATAAAAAAGAGTTGAAAACATTGATCGAAGATGGCTCTGTTGTTAGCAACTTCGATATTTTAGATATTTTCCAGCACTACAATGATGGTGTTGAATTTGATGATTTTGATATCGGTGAAGATGGCAAACTGAGATTCAAAGATGAATCAGATGACGAGTTTGACGATGTGTTTTCGGACAAGGGCTTGTTGGCGGATCTGCTATACAATGAACAAGACATTATTGCTAATAGCGTACCGGTCACAAACCCGAATAAGAATTTAGGTCGCAACGATCCTTGCCCGTGTGGCAGTGGCAAAAAATATAAAAAATGTTGTTTAAATAAAGCTTAA